One Candidatus Paceibacterota bacterium genomic region harbors:
- the dnaG gene encoding DNA primase translates to MTTVEQIKQKLSVTEVIGGYIKLEKAGANFKARCPFHNEKTPSFFISPERGSYYCFGCGMKGDIFSFVQEFEKVDFMGALKILADKAGVEITRERPEARTEREKLFSILEEATIFFQSHLEDELGTNSAKKYLTGRGLTEDTIKTWRLGYAPAEWQALNDHLKKIGSSKDQVNGFGEAEIEKVGLIKRAENSNRFYDRFRGRVIFPLFDPSSRVIGYSGRVLEGAEIAVDGGVKKEAVSEAKYLNSPDTPLFNKSEVLYGYDRAKQAIRQKDYSLLVEGQMDLLMAHQAGFTNAVASSGTALTADHLRKLNQLSSNIMIAYDADKAGLNASVRAWSIALSLGMEVKIAELPKGQDPAELILNNLEVWKETLRKAKHVIDFNIDIVMADAGGDANTKGGKDEKALWKEIEKNVLPYVASLPSAIQQSHYLGRIADVSGIPLEALKEEFHKLKQIMAGAAQAEILKNTPEKNDHEKSLAKENSKAGFVYHPDLRLIKAIIAWQESGSEIDVQSIKARVDSLLKRLSIASIDETFGSAEEKADLASEAEMIYAGSKLLTQDIDTALSRLEEDAVKELLSKAMAELHRAEQTKDLEKAKTLFAECHSLSTELASVQKRSRASG, encoded by the coding sequence ATGACTACTGTTGAACAAATCAAACAAAAGTTAAGTGTGACGGAAGTGATTGGGGGGTATATAAAGCTCGAAAAAGCCGGAGCAAATTTCAAGGCCCGCTGCCCCTTTCACAATGAAAAGACCCCTTCGTTTTTCATCTCACCAGAGCGCGGAAGCTACTATTGTTTTGGCTGCGGTATGAAAGGAGACATTTTTTCCTTTGTGCAAGAGTTTGAAAAAGTAGATTTCATGGGCGCTCTAAAAATTTTGGCTGATAAAGCTGGAGTTGAGATCACTCGAGAACGTCCTGAGGCAAGGACCGAGCGCGAAAAACTTTTCTCCATTCTCGAAGAAGCCACGATTTTTTTCCAGAGTCATCTTGAAGACGAGCTTGGTACAAATAGTGCTAAAAAATATCTCACCGGACGGGGTTTGACGGAAGACACTATTAAAACCTGGCGACTGGGCTATGCACCTGCCGAGTGGCAGGCTCTCAATGATCACTTAAAAAAAATCGGCTCTTCGAAAGACCAAGTAAATGGCTTTGGGGAAGCTGAGATTGAGAAAGTGGGCCTGATCAAAAGAGCCGAAAACAGTAATCGCTTTTACGATCGCTTCCGGGGGCGTGTCATATTTCCGCTCTTCGATCCGTCATCACGAGTTATCGGGTATTCTGGCCGAGTATTAGAAGGGGCAGAGATTGCCGTGGATGGTGGAGTAAAAAAAGAGGCAGTGTCTGAGGCAAAATATTTAAACAGCCCGGACACTCCGCTTTTCAACAAAAGCGAAGTGCTTTACGGGTATGACAGAGCTAAGCAGGCTATTCGTCAAAAAGATTACTCCTTGCTTGTCGAAGGGCAGATGGATCTGCTCATGGCGCACCAAGCTGGCTTTACCAACGCGGTGGCTTCATCTGGTACGGCCTTGACGGCGGATCATTTACGCAAGCTCAACCAGCTTTCGAGTAATATCATGATTGCCTACGATGCGGACAAGGCAGGGCTCAATGCCTCAGTCAGAGCTTGGAGCATAGCTTTGTCTCTAGGCATGGAAGTCAAAATTGCAGAGTTGCCAAAAGGTCAAGATCCGGCTGAACTGATCTTAAATAATCTCGAAGTTTGGAAAGAAACTTTGCGTAAGGCCAAGCATGTCATTGATTTTAACATCGACATTGTCATGGCAGACGCAGGGGGAGATGCAAACACCAAAGGGGGCAAAGATGAAAAAGCCCTTTGGAAAGAGATAGAAAAAAATGTTCTCCCTTATGTCGCTTCGCTTCCCAGCGCTATTCAGCAGTCACACTATTTGGGTCGGATTGCAGATGTGTCGGGCATTCCTCTAGAGGCTTTGAAAGAAGAATTCCATAAGCTCAAACAAATCATGGCTGGAGCAGCTCAGGCGGAGATACTAAAAAATACTCCTGAAAAAAATGACCATGAAAAAAGTTTAGCAAAGGAAAACAGCAAAGCGGGTTTTGTTTACCATCCGGACTTGCGTTTGATCAAGGCCATCATTGCATGGCAGGAGTCTGGGTCTGAGATTGACGTGCAATCTATTAAGGCTCGGGTCGATAGCTTGCTCAAAAGATTGTCGATTGCCAGTATAGACGAGACTTTTGGCTCAGCCGAAGAAAAAGCTGACTTGGCGTCGGAGGCAGAGATGATTTACGCTGGAAGCAAGCTCTTGACACAGGATATTGACACGGCTTTGTCAAGACTCGAAGAAGACGCTGTTAAGGAGCTTTTATCAAAGGCCATGGCTGAGCTTCATAGGGCAGAGCAGACAAAGGATCTCGAAAAGGCCAAAACTCTTTTTGCAGAGTGCCATAGTCTGTCGACCGAGCTTGCCTCTGTCCAAAAGCGGTCAAGGGCGAGCGGATAG